GTTTTGAAACTTTACCTTTACATAAACCTTGATAAGTTTTAAAGAATTCATATCTTGGGTGCATAACAAAATTTGCAAATTCACCATCATTAGTCATTATAATTAAGCCACTAACATCATAATCAAGTCTTCCAACAGGATAAACTCGCGTTGGTACGTCTTTAAAATAATCTGCAACTGTTTTACGTTGTTTAGGATCATACATTGTTGTTAAAACAAGTCTTGGTTTATTAAATAAATAATAAAACTTTTCATTGTTTTTAGTTGTTTGTTTCCCATTAACTTCAATATCAGCATCAGGACTTGTTTTGAAACCAAGCTCAGTAATTACCACACCATTAACTTTAACTTTACCTTCAACAATTAATTTTTCTGCATTTCTTCTTGAAGTTACTCCCCTAGCTGAAATAATTTTTTGTAATCTTTCCATTAAAAAATTTCCTCTGAGCCATCTTCATTAAAAACATCATCTTCTGAAACCATTTCCTCGGTTATTTTTGTGTCTTCATCAAAATCATTTTCATCATTTTCATTTTTATATGAAGCAAAATCAATTTGTGGTAGCGCTTCAAAACCACCTGTAATATTGAATAACTTGAAGAAGTTATCTGTAATTGTATATAGGTTTGCTCCTGTTGAAGTTTTACCAACAGCTTTGATTAATTTTTTTTGTCTTAATCTGTAAATTTGGTATGAACATTCAGCCTGTCTTATTAACTCAATATCATGCTTTGAGATTGGTCCTTTATAAACAATTATTGATAAAACTTCGATGCTTGAATTTGATAATCTAGAGTTGTTAACTTCTAATTCTAATTTTGCAAAATATTCATGTAATTCTGGTTTAGTCTGTAATCTATATTTATTTTTTCCAAACTTTTGAATTGAAAATGCAGAATCAACATCTGAAGAATATTTTTTTTCTAACTCCAAAATAGTTTCTTGAATTGTTACTGGTCTAACATCTTCTAATACATTTTGTAAGTCTAGTAAACTAATACCTTCATCACCATAAACAAACAATAAACCTTCAACTACAGCTTTAATATTATTATTCATAATCTTCTACCTCTTCTATTCTTTTCAAAATTGATTCGTCAGCTAAAGCTTCTGAAGTAAATCTAAATTCCAACGTGTCATTTTTTTGGTTAATAACTGCAACTTGATGTCTAACCATATCTAATACAGCCAAAAAAGTGGAAATTAAGTTAATTAAATTTAATTCATATCCACTAATAACTTCTTCAAGCTTTCATTCTTTGTGTTTATTTGTTTTCATAACATCAACAATTGATCTAGCAATTACTTGTGGTGAAATAATTTCATTTTGAATTGGTGCGTATGCGTCTTCTAAAAGCATGCTTTCATCATATTCAAAATCATCATTAAAGTTTTGTGCTCTTTGTAATATAGATTGAAAGATATCAGCAAACTCATCAATACCTATATTTAAAGGATCAAGCATTAATTCGTCATTTCTATCAGCAATTGATTGAACGAATGATTTTTTAGTTTTTGGTTTTGAGTAAGTGTTTAAATATTCTTCTTGCTTATTGTAAAAATACTCACTAACTTCTTTAATTTGTCCATATTGATTAATTTGTTCAAGCAAATCTTCAAACATAAACTCATCTTGCAATTCTTCTTCGTCTTTTGGAAGCAAAATTCTTGATTTCATTTCGATCATTTGAGCAGCCATAACTAAGTATTCACTTGCTAATTCAATATCTAATTTTTGTTGGCTTTCAATGTATTTTAAATACTGATCAATTATTTCACTTAAGTTAATTTCAAAAATATCAATTTTTTTATCCTTAACCATATTTCATAGCAAGTCCAAGGGACCTGAGAAATTGGAAATGTTTAATTCGTCTCAATGTTGCATGTTATTTCTCCTTAGTTATTTATTATTTTATAATAAATTGACCCTTTTTTCCTATTTATTAACTTGATTTAACTTTATTAATTTTATTAATTCGCCATCATTTTTTAAATCTCTATGCATTTGGATTAATGTTCTTGATACTAAAATAAAAAGTAATTCAGTTTCTAATGCTATATTATATTTTGATTTGGGATCTGTGAAAGAATGCTCAAGATTATTCCTTAACTTTCTAATATAATGGAAAGATACAGATTTGTTTAATGTTTTTAAATATTCAGCAAAAGCTAATTTTCTAACTGTTGTTTTAAATAAAGGCATTGATACAGAATCAAAATCTTTTGTAAAAATATAATTGCTCTTTATGTCAATGGTTTTAAGGTTATACTTATTAACAAGAAAAACGTTAATAAACATCAATTTGTCAAAAATTGAATATAAATATTTATACATCACTAACTGATCATGAAATTCTAATTCATTAATTGCAAAACGCTCATTAACACTATCATAACATTTACTTTTTGTTGATTTGTTTATGTAATAATTAACAATCATTTTAATTTCTGAATAAATGTAAAAATTAAAAAAATAATTTTTAATTGTCATTAGTGAAAGCAACGTTTTTAAAAGATATAAAAACTCATGCGTATCTTTTGTTGAAGGAATAATTTTATTTGGCTTTATGTCAATTTCAAGAATTCGATTATTTTTAACTAAATTAATATTTAATCTATGAGAAATTGTTGAATCTTTTAAAATTACTTCGTCAATCATATTACCTATAAAAAATAATATATCGTCGGCCTCGGATTGTTTAATTCTTTTGTTTTTAACAATTTTAATTAATTGCTTTATTTTTTCACAATGCTCATTAAGTTTTAATTCATTCATATAATTTCTCCCTTCTTGTTTTATTTAGCCATTACTTCAAATACATTTGCATGTCATTTATAAATTTTAATAAAGATTTCATTTTGCTCTTTAAAAAACTCTTTTGTTAATTCGCCAGTTATTTGATTTTCTAATTGAGGATTTTCATTGATTAGTTTTTCATTTGAAAATATTTCAACTTGTTTTCTTATCCATTTAACTAATTTAGAGGCATGTTCTTTTTCTTCTTTTGTTAAAGACTTTTCATTATACTTTATTTCAAATTCATCTTTTAAGTTTGAATTTAATGTTTGATAATTAATAACTTCTTTAAACATTGTTTCTCTAATTGCTTCTTTGAATTTTTCTGAAAAATCTTCTATTTCATTTTGTTGTATAAACAACATTCCAAATAAATCAGATTGTTTAACAAATTTATGATCATTATATGTTGCTATTTTATTTACTATTGTTTCAAATTCAGTTAAAAGTTTTTTGCTTATTTTTTGCTTATTTTTATTTTCAAAATACTTAATAAAATCACGAAAAACTTTATTATTTAGTTTTTCATTAATTTTAATTTTATCTAATTTCTCTAAATTGTTTTTCATGATTTCTCCTTATTCAATAATAATTCTTGAATTAATTTTTTTCTCTACAGATTGTTTTTCATATTCTGAAAAAATATGTTTAATATTTGCATAGTCAATGAACTCTGCAATCACTTGATCTATTCACAATACTGTTAAGAATAAATAAATACTATTAATAAAAAATAATGATGCAGCTGTTATTCTAATAACTTTTTTTAAGTTATTTTCAAATGCAATAATATTTTCAATATTTGTTTCAGCAATAATTGATTGGATTGATTGATATGTAAATAAACCTGTTTTTGTATAAATAAAAGAATTAAAAATGAAAATAACTAAAAATTGTCCAAGCAGCAATGCTGAAGCTATAAAGCCTGTAACTGGTATACCTTTTGATGCACGATAGTTTCACATAATTGCAAAAGCAAATCACATGTAGAATAAAACAAAATATGCAGAACCAAAAATTAAGTTTGAAATAATTATTCATACTGAATTAATAACAAATGTTGAAATTAACAATGTTAAACCTGAAATAACGATCAATGCAAAAATTAAATTTTTCACACCTATTTTAGGTAGCATAATTTTATATAATGTATATCCTATTACAAACTGACCAAAAATAAATAATGCTTGGTATTTTCTATCTAATGCTTCAAGTCATTTTTGATTATCATTGCCAATTTTTGAATTAGCCACAAAGTACATTCTAAATATTGGGGATTGTATAAAACCATAAATAATACCTAATATTAAAGTAAGTATAATTAATTTTACTAATGTTGATTTTGAGTATTTTATTAATTCTTCTTTTAAAACTAGTCTGAACTCTCCAATTTTATTTTTATTCTCTGAACCATTTTTAAAACTAATTAATAATGACAATAACAAAAGAATAACGGTTACAATATTCAAAACAATTATTTTATCTGTAACAAAATTATTAATATTTAAAATTCAGTTACCTATAAAAGTTGCAAATGTAATTACAAATCCAATAGCAAAAGAAACTTTTAATGCAAATAGTCTATTATATTTTTGTTCATTTAAATATAGGAAATATAAACTCTGTGATGAAATACTAATACCTAATATAATTGCTTGCAAGATAATTATTACTTTAAATCAAGCCGCATCATTTGAAGGAATAAATAATAACAGAGAAGCAAGAATTGAAGCTAAAATTGAAGCTCTTATTCAAATGTTTCTGCTTCTTATTTTTCCGGTTATTCACGTTGCAAAAGGTTTAAGTAGAATTGCAAACAACATTGAACTACCAAATAATAGTAAAACCACAACTGTTGCTGATGGCATCTTATCAAAAGCATCAGTTAATACATTTGAGTTTTCTTGAATTAAGATTGCATTAGTAACTCAAACAATTAATGTTTGAGTATAAAACCAAAATATTTTCTTTTCAAAATTTTGTTTTTTATAAAGAAAATATAAAAATGCTAATCCTAAAATAATAATTAAAGGAACTACAATAATTAAATCTCAATTATTCATATTACATTGTTTCTAAAGCACTAACACCAATAATAGTGAAAGCAT
The Mesoplasma entomophilum DNA segment above includes these coding regions:
- the scpB gene encoding SMC-Scp complex subunit ScpB encodes the protein MNNNIKAVVEGLLFVYGDEGISLLDLQNVLEDVRPVTIQETILELEKKYSSDVDSAFSIQKFGKNKYRLQTKPELHEYFAKLELEVNNSRLSNSSIEVLSIIVYKGPISKHDIELIRQAECSYQIYRLRQKKLIKAVGKTSTGANLYTITDNFFKLFNITGGFEALPQIDFASYKNENDENDFDEDTKITEEMVSEDDVFNEDGSEEIF
- a CDS encoding segregation and condensation protein A, giving the protein MQHWDELNISNFSGPLDLLWNMVKDKKIDIFEINLSEIIDQYLKYIESQQKLDIELASEYLVMAAQMIEMKSRILLPKDEEELQDEFMFEDLLEQINQYGQIKEVSEYFYNKQEEYLNTYSKPKTKKSFVQSIADRNDELMLDPLNIGIDEFADIFQSILQRAQNFNDDFEYDESMLLEDAYAPIQNEIISPQVIARSIVDVMKTNKHKEWKLEEVISGYELNLINLISTFLAVLDMVRHQVAVINQKNDTLEFRFTSEALADESILKRIEEVEDYE
- a CDS encoding pseudouridine synthase, whose amino-acid sequence is MERLQKIISARGVTSRRNAEKLIVEGKVKVNGVVITELGFKTSPDADIEVNGKQTTKNNEKFYYLFNKPRLVLTTMYDPKQRKTVADYFKDVPTRVYPVGRLDYDVSGLIIMTNDGEFANFVMHPRYEFFKTYQGLCKGKVSKQQVNQLLKGVKIEDDYFTKAIQAELLNYDQEKDQSIIEMTIAEGKKHHVKQMFSAIEANLMKLKRTKIEFLEVDDLEVGRYRELKPHEVKKFYGIYQSTKRKEDLKIK
- a CDS encoding MFS cation transporter is translated as MNNWDLIIVVPLIIILGLAFLYFLYKKQNFEKKIFWFYTQTLIVWVTNAILIQENSNVLTDAFDKMPSATVVVLLLFGSSMLFAILLKPFATWITGKIRSRNIWIRASILASILASLLLFIPSNDAAWFKVIIILQAIILGISISSQSLYFLYLNEQKYNRLFALKVSFAIGFVITFATFIGNWILNINNFVTDKIIVLNIVTVILLLLSLLISFKNGSENKNKIGEFRLVLKEELIKYSKSTLVKLIILTLILGIIYGFIQSPIFRMYFVANSKIGNDNQKWLEALDRKYQALFIFGQFVIGYTLYKIMLPKIGVKNLIFALIVISGLTLLISTFVINSVWIIISNLIFGSAYFVLFYMWFAFAIMWNYRASKGIPVTGFIASALLLGQFLVIFIFNSFIYTKTGLFTYQSIQSIIAETNIENIIAFENNLKKVIRITAASLFFINSIYLFLTVLWIDQVIAEFIDYANIKHIFSEYEKQSVEKKINSRIIIE